In a genomic window of Magnolia sinica isolate HGM2019 chromosome 14, MsV1, whole genome shotgun sequence:
- the LOC131225030 gene encoding LRR receptor-like serine/threonine-protein kinase RGI5 yields the protein MVELKHLRYLDLNNNAFNSVPIPAFLGSLKELSNNAFIGVPIPAFLSSLKELGYLDLSNARFSGRIPQNLLVELKHLHHLDLSNNAFNGVLIPAFLGSLKELRYLDLSNAGFSGRIPQNLVNLSYLSTLDISNNSLTGLIPASLGGFSLPRYLSLSHNRLNGLIPINLRHLSNLHFLDISYNSLTGNQINGTIPLSIGEMTSLFVLDLSRNKISGTIPSSLGNCVGLEALDLSRNHLSGVIPKSLENNFSGNIPAWIGNSFHSLRILRLRSNKFIGKIPQQILNLTSLRVLDAAHNYLSGSMPQGLENLIGMKNEQMTNYILHYGGAIQGHYYEENLIMSMKGLVFNYSKTISLLTCIDLSSNHLSGKIPEVLTNLLGLLGLNLSGNNFTGKFLDKVGRLALLESLDFSRN from the exons ATGGTCGAACTGAAGCATCTCCGTTACTTGGACTTGAACAATAATGCTTTTAATAGTGTTCCGATTCCAGCTTTCTTGGGTTCTTTAAAGGAATTGAG CAATAATGCTTTTATTGGCGTTCCGATTCCAGCTTTCTTGAGTTCTTTAAAGGAGTTGGGGTACTTGGACCTGTCAAATGCAAGGTTCAGTGGGAGAATTCCTCAAAATCTTTTGGTTGAACTGAAACATCTCCATCACTTGGACTTGAGCAATAATGCTTTTAATGGCGTTCTAATTCCAGCTTTCTTGGGTTCTTTAAAGGAGTTGAGGTACTTGGACCTGTCAAATGCAGGGTTTAGTGGGAGAATTCCTCAAAATCTTGTAAATCTCTCTTACTTGAGTACTCTTGACATCTCTAATAACTCTCTGACAGGCCTAATTCCTGCATCTCTTGGAGGATTTTCATTGCCACGATATTTAAGTCTTTCTCATAATCGGTTGAATGGGTTAATACCAATAAATTTAAGACACCTTTCTAACTTACATTTTCTTGACATCTCATACAACTCTCTAACAG GTAACCAAATCAATGGCACAATTCCCTTGTCTATAGGAGAAATGACATCCTTGTTTGTCTTAGATCTTTCCCGAAACAAGATAAGTGGTACCATTCCATCAAGTTTGGGCAATTGTGTAGGCCTTGAAGCACTTGACTTGAGTAGGAACCATTTATCAGGGGTAATACCCAAGTCATTGG AAAACAACTTCTCCGGAAACATTCCGGCTTGGATTGGCAATAGTTTTCATTCCTTAAGAATTCTTCGATTACGTTCTAATAAGTTTATAGGCAAAATTCCACAACAAATATTAAACCTTACTTCTCTCCGAGTTCTTGATGCAGCACACAATTATTTATCTGGTTCAATGCCTCAAGGTTTGGAAAACCTCATTGGCATGAAAAATGAACAAATGACCAATTACATTCTTCACTATGGAGGAGCAATACAGGGTCATTATTATGAGGAAAACTTGATTATGTCAATGAAGGGGTTGGTGTTTAATTACAGTAAAACAATTTCCCTTCTGACGTGCATTGACCTTTCAAGTAATCACTTGTCCGGCAAGATTCCCGAAGTACTCACAAATCTCTTGGGATTGCTTGGCTTGAACTTGTCAGGAAACAACTTCACTGGAAAATTTCTAGACAAGGTTGGTAGATTGGCATTGTTGGAGTCTCTTGATTTCTCAAGAAACTAG